One Miscanthus floridulus cultivar M001 chromosome 11, ASM1932011v1, whole genome shotgun sequence DNA window includes the following coding sequences:
- the LOC136494751 gene encoding uncharacterized protein, with protein sequence MVGQSGLNMKISDEVSLGSGYRPVYKEDVGDPIDELKIDELKSRDCNAEIASDGKEVEVKYIGMVKDGKVFDSSEGHPATFKFTLGAHKVIAGWEQGIQGMRVGGKRKLTIPPALAYKDKPQKKTRPDEPQKETIPDEPQMEIIPANSWLVYEIELFRVSDPGEEKPKKKKSKKSRSVNRH encoded by the exons ATGGTTGGGCAATCTGGTCTTAACATGAA GATCTCTGATGAAGTATCTCTTGGTTCTGGTTATCGTCCAGTCTACAAAGAAGATGTAGGAGACCCTATCGACGAGTTGAAAATAGATGAACTAAAATCGAGAGATTGTAATGCTGAAATAGCATCTGATGGGAAGGAG GTTGAAGTGAAATATATTGGAATGGTGAAGGATGGGAAAGTTTTTGACTCTTCTGAAGGTCACCCTGCCACTTTCAAGTTCACGCTCG GTGCTCACAAAGTAATTGCTGGATGGGAGCAAGGAATTCAGG GCATGCGTGTCGGTGGGAAAAGGAAACTGACCATTCCTCCTGCTCTGGC GTATAAGGACAAACCACAAAAGAAAACAAGACCAGATGAACCACAAAAGGAGACGATACCAGACGAACCACAAATGGAGATAATACCAGCCAACTCATGGCTTGTTTATGAAATTGAGTTATTTAGAGTGTCGGATCCTGGTGAAGAGAAACCTAAAAAGAAGAAGTCGAAGAAGTCCCGTTCGGTGAATCGTCACTAG